A genomic segment from Psychrobacter arcticus 273-4 encodes:
- a CDS encoding molybdenum cofactor guanylyltransferase, translating to MTDRVDRLQGLNSLDSLNRLESLAGVVILAGGASRRMGTAKAKLTLPSNESLLDYHVRHAIDLNVPIIIADNERGFTVMPELLLKRSESPISHVADYGSTTTIADNSDSHKHNGTGGALVAIESALQLLIKQPLIKQSLVKQPLANTTDAGPLKNEYSSWLMVISCDSLIPATDLWQKLQPFIAESSDKKVICLTDERYLYPLLGVYCLSVETDLKTYIDSGERQVMTFIKPMTQAISIVKEWQPLTNFNTPEDFKRACTALYDL from the coding sequence ATGACTGATAGGGTAGATCGCTTACAGGGTTTGAATAGCCTAGATAGTTTGAATAGATTAGAAAGCTTGGCCGGTGTGGTAATTTTGGCAGGAGGGGCGTCCAGACGCATGGGCACAGCCAAAGCCAAGCTGACTCTGCCTAGCAACGAAAGCCTACTGGATTATCATGTGCGACACGCTATCGATTTAAACGTACCTATTATTATTGCTGATAATGAGCGCGGTTTTACCGTAATGCCAGAATTGCTTTTAAAGCGTTCAGAGTCACCTATTTCCCATGTTGCTGACTATGGTTCTACAACGACTATTGCCGATAATAGCGATAGCCATAAGCATAACGGTACTGGGGGAGCATTAGTCGCGATTGAGTCAGCGCTACAATTATTAATAAAGCAGCCATTAATAAAGCAATCATTAGTAAAACAGCCGTTGGCAAATACAACTGACGCTGGCCCACTAAAGAATGAGTACTCATCATGGTTGATGGTCATTAGTTGTGACAGCTTAATTCCAGCTACTGATTTATGGCAAAAGTTACAGCCCTTTATAGCAGAATCATCAGATAAAAAAGTAATTTGTTTAACCGATGAGCGCTATTTATATCCGTTGTTAGGAGTTTATTGCTTGAGTGTTGAGACTGATTTAAAGACTTATATTGATAGTGGGGAACGGCAAGTGATGACGTTTATTAAACCGATGACTCAGGCTATTTCAATTGTAAAAGAATGGCAGCCACTAACTAACTTTAATACCCCTGAAGACTTTAAGCGCGCCTGTACCGCTTTATATGATCTATAA
- the moaC gene encoding cyclic pyranopterin monophosphate synthase MoaC, with protein MNPNSNTDVEQNTQTDLTASGLSHLDSDGDINMVDVSGKTVTTREAHATGQVRFPEGIYTQIKAADGMTKKGSITQTAHIAGIMAAKRTHELIPLCHPLPLDKIGLTFDYDDSIHAITVTATVKVTHKTGVEMEALTAVSIACLTLYDMTKALSHDIVIDDIRLITKTGGKSDYNCSSI; from the coding sequence ATGAATCCTAATTCTAATACCGATGTTGAACAGAACACGCAAACTGATTTAACCGCATCTGGTCTATCCCATTTGGATAGTGATGGCGACATTAATATGGTCGATGTGAGTGGCAAGACAGTAACTACTAGAGAGGCCCACGCCACAGGGCAAGTACGTTTTCCAGAAGGCATCTATACGCAAATCAAAGCTGCCGATGGTATGACTAAGAAGGGTAGTATCACTCAGACCGCACATATCGCTGGTATTATGGCGGCCAAGCGCACTCATGAGCTTATTCCCCTTTGTCATCCGCTACCTTTAGATAAAATTGGTTTAACTTTTGATTATGACGATAGCATTCATGCGATTACAGTGACGGCAACGGTAAAAGTCACTCATAAAACAGGCGTAGAAATGGAAGCCTTAACCGCTGTTAGTATTGCTTGTTTGACCCTATATGATATGACCAAAGCATTGTCGCATGACATTGTTATTGATGACATTCGCCTTATTACTAAAACGGGTGGCAAATCGGATTATAACTGTTCTTCGATTTAA
- a CDS encoding MoaD/ThiS family protein → MSITDATMDINILYFAGLADEAKCHEEKVTVRQSLSLTGLYEHLSQKHRFSRPQSQLRVAVNDYFVKWNEAIYDGDNVVFILPVAGG, encoded by the coding sequence ATGAGCATTACAGATGCCACTATGGATATTAATATTTTATACTTTGCTGGTTTGGCTGATGAAGCCAAGTGCCATGAGGAAAAGGTTACCGTAAGGCAGTCACTGTCACTCACTGGTTTGTATGAACACTTAAGTCAAAAGCATCGTTTCAGCCGCCCACAATCCCAATTACGGGTCGCGGTAAATGATTACTTTGTCAAATGGAATGAAGCCATTTATGATGGCGATAATGTGGTCTTTATCCTGCCGGTAGCCGGTGGCTGA
- a CDS encoding molybdopterin synthase catalytic subunit, with translation MHISRSVDDAYMIAERDGFALLDIAIDESRLRDMLDDDSCGAFVSFEGRVRNHNNASSVDRLSYYGYEELAVNQGRQIIEKAKNKFDITHAIAIHRIGALEIGDIAVWIGVVSAHRYPAFDACRWILDTIKADIPVWKQEYYEDDSSKWLSNNG, from the coding sequence ATGCACATAAGCCGTAGCGTCGATGACGCCTATATGATCGCTGAGCGTGATGGCTTTGCCTTATTAGATATCGCCATTGATGAGAGTAGACTCAGAGATATGCTTGATGATGACAGTTGCGGCGCCTTCGTAAGCTTTGAAGGACGCGTGCGTAATCACAATAATGCCAGTAGTGTCGATCGCTTAAGTTATTATGGCTATGAAGAATTAGCCGTTAATCAAGGCCGGCAAATTATTGAAAAGGCAAAGAATAAATTTGATATCACCCATGCTATTGCTATTCATCGTATCGGTGCGTTAGAGATAGGTGATATAGCCGTATGGATCGGGGTGGTTTCTGCGCATCGCTATCCTGCGTTTGATGCCTGTCGTTGGATACTTGATACTATTAAGGCTGATATTCCCGTGTGGAAGCAAGAATACTACGAGGATGACTCCTCTAAATGGCTAAGCAACAATGGTTAA
- the modA gene encoding molybdate ABC transporter substrate-binding protein, translated as MKINTVNDGDTKTLIPHFTTVFKALLTVSASTFLALTLTSCAKESTTNTAQAAVNDTTAQTETLRIAAAANLFDVLPDIVEAYKADRKLPDQDIEVTFASSGKLYAQITSGAPYDIFLSANQTFPAKLADELAHKRPQSEKTYKPFTYTQGQLALYSVTTPMNGLEAFTANPDSKITIANPELAPYGESAKAYLQSQNIYDSLNEQKRIIQAENIGQAFQYAHTGSVDYGFVAQSQITAIKATPEQFYTLPPNAYPPILQDGMVITDGATATDFTDYIRSPVGQAYFSKAGYLAVK; from the coding sequence ATGAAAATTAATACAGTAAACGATGGTGATACTAAAACTTTAATACCGCATTTTACAACCGTATTTAAAGCTTTGTTAACGGTTAGTGCCTCTACTTTTTTGGCGTTAACACTCACGTCTTGTGCCAAAGAAAGTACCACGAATACGGCGCAAGCTGCGGTTAATGATACGACTGCGCAGACCGAAACGCTACGTATTGCTGCTGCTGCTAATCTATTTGATGTATTGCCTGATATTGTTGAAGCTTATAAAGCAGATAGGAAATTGCCTGATCAAGACATAGAGGTCACTTTTGCCTCTTCTGGTAAGCTATATGCCCAAATAACCTCAGGCGCCCCTTATGATATATTCTTATCCGCCAATCAAACGTTCCCTGCAAAGTTAGCGGACGAGTTAGCTCATAAAAGGCCTCAAAGTGAAAAGACTTATAAACCATTCACTTATACTCAAGGTCAATTGGCGCTATACAGTGTCACTACGCCTATGAACGGCCTAGAGGCCTTTACGGCAAACCCTGATAGTAAAATAACGATAGCCAATCCTGAGCTTGCCCCTTATGGCGAGTCTGCAAAAGCGTATCTACAGTCACAAAATATCTATGATTCACTAAATGAGCAAAAACGCATAATACAGGCTGAGAATATTGGTCAAGCCTTTCAATATGCTCATACTGGGAGTGTTGATTATGGGTTTGTCGCGCAATCACAGATTACGGCGATTAAAGCCACACCTGAACAATTTTATACCTTGCCACCAAATGCTTATCCGCCTATTTTACAAGATGGTATGGTAATCACTGATGGTGCTACAGCGACAGACTTCACTGACTATATACGCTCTCCTGTAGGCCAAGCATACTTTTCAAAAGCAGGTTATTTAGCCGTTAAATAA
- the modB gene encoding molybdate ABC transporter permease subunit has translation MISETLVSDMLSPIWVSIKLAGVTTLCLLLFATPLAYWLAKPSRGNVVGHLKILLMGVIAMPLVLPPTVIGFYLLLLMSPNFGIGKWLAEHNISPFIFTFEGLVIGSIIYSLPFYVQPVYAQFLRIPRSVMEVAQLLEPNRLKRFIRVALPQARVGIVLGSLISFAHTIGEFGVVLMIGGSISGETKVVSIAIYEQVEALNYETAHTMSIILIVMGMIMVALIASVNKLNQRP, from the coding sequence ATGATATCTGAAACCCTTGTATCAGACATGCTCAGCCCAATTTGGGTAAGTATTAAGCTTGCCGGTGTGACAACCTTGTGCTTGTTATTGTTTGCGACACCTCTAGCTTACTGGTTGGCTAAGCCCAGCCGGGGCAATGTCGTCGGGCATCTTAAGATATTATTAATGGGCGTCATTGCCATGCCATTGGTGTTACCGCCTACCGTGATTGGTTTTTATTTATTATTACTCATGAGTCCGAATTTCGGCATCGGCAAATGGCTTGCCGAGCATAACATCAGCCCATTTATATTCACTTTTGAAGGCTTAGTGATAGGGTCGATTATTTATTCGCTACCGTTTTATGTACAGCCTGTCTATGCGCAGTTTTTACGGATTCCAAGAAGCGTTATGGAAGTCGCCCAGTTATTAGAGCCCAATCGACTGAAACGCTTTATAAGAGTGGCGTTACCGCAAGCTCGGGTTGGTATTGTTCTTGGCAGTCTAATTAGCTTTGCGCATACTATTGGCGAGTTTGGTGTGGTACTGATGATAGGGGGCAGCATCTCTGGTGAAACCAAAGTGGTCTCCATTGCTATCTATGAGCAAGTAGAGGCGCTTAATTATGAGACTGCCCATACGATGTCCATCATTCTGATTGTAATGGGCATGATAATGGTCGCTTTAATCGCCAGCGTTAATAAGTTAAATCAGCGTCCATAA
- a CDS encoding hemerythrin domain-containing protein — translation MKRANQLQPLSRQHHLGLHVGRHAKECADNPQEIAEHWQALSSYMSDMRNHFKIEDNLIVDALLPHQSTQPDVASALETLEEQHQQLNDLTAEIHASQANKDGQPTDSLVTDSVVTVDQVRQLANLLYDHVRFEERELFPIVEKYLTEDELNAVYNASPDDIKHLDERR, via the coding sequence ATGAAACGTGCCAATCAATTACAGCCTTTGTCTCGCCAGCATCATCTTGGACTACATGTAGGCCGTCACGCTAAAGAGTGCGCTGACAATCCGCAAGAGATTGCCGAACATTGGCAAGCGCTGTCCTCTTATATGAGTGACATGCGCAATCACTTTAAAATTGAAGACAATCTAATCGTTGATGCCCTACTGCCTCATCAATCTACTCAGCCTGACGTGGCGTCCGCACTTGAAACGTTGGAAGAACAGCATCAGCAGTTGAACGACTTGACGGCAGAGATTCATGCCTCTCAAGCGAATAAAGATGGTCAGCCTACTGATAGCCTAGTCACTGATAGCGTAGTCACTGTAGACCAAGTCAGACAACTTGCTAACCTGCTCTATGATCATGTTCGTTTTGAAGAACGCGAGCTCTTTCCTATCGTTGAAAAGTATCTGACAGAGGATGAGCTGAATGCTGTTTATAATGCGAGTCCAGATGATATTAAACATTTAGATGAGCGGCGCTAG
- a CDS encoding CopD family protein, producing MLNYILIVHLLGATIWTGGHLILALVILPKALSSRDIDVLLQFEQHFEKVGMPALAVQIITGLWMSYRLIPDISAWFTFDNDLSILISLKLLLLLATVIVALHARFRVIPTLSANTLNAFSINIILVTLLSVSFVVVGTLFRTGFS from the coding sequence ATGCTCAACTATATACTAATCGTACATTTATTAGGGGCGACTATCTGGACAGGTGGTCATTTAATCTTAGCGTTAGTTATTTTGCCCAAAGCGCTGTCATCACGCGATATCGATGTGTTGCTACAGTTCGAGCAGCATTTTGAAAAGGTCGGTATGCCAGCGTTAGCAGTTCAAATAATAACGGGGCTGTGGATGTCATATAGATTAATACCCGATATAAGCGCCTGGTTCACATTTGATAATGACCTTAGCATCCTCATCAGTCTCAAATTATTGCTGTTGCTAGCGACTGTTATAGTCGCACTACACGCACGCTTCCGGGTCATCCCAACCTTATCAGCTAATACGCTGAACGCGTTTTCAATAAATATTATTTTGGTGACCTTATTGTCAGTAAGCTTTGTCGTTGTTGGCACCTTGTTTCGTACGGGATTTAGCTAA
- a CDS encoding PACE efflux transporter: MRTTKDRIRHTLGFEIIGLIILAPLASLVFGYELQTMGVIAIAASTIATVWNYFYNLLFDHAMLKLHGEVHKTMLIRVFHALIFEGGLLLLFMPMIAWYLGISLWEAFIMDIAMACFYVVYAFVYNLAYDKVYPIPQT, encoded by the coding sequence ATGCGTACTACTAAAGATCGTATTCGCCATACCTTAGGCTTTGAGATAATAGGTCTAATCATTTTAGCCCCATTGGCAAGCTTAGTTTTCGGTTACGAGCTACAAACGATGGGGGTCATAGCTATCGCCGCCTCAACTATCGCCACGGTATGGAACTATTTTTATAACTTGTTGTTCGATCACGCTATGCTAAAGCTGCACGGAGAGGTACATAAGACAATGCTAATACGGGTATTTCATGCCCTGATATTTGAGGGCGGTCTGCTGTTATTATTTATGCCGATGATTGCCTGGTACTTAGGCATCAGCCTGTGGGAAGCCTTTATAATGGATATCGCTATGGCCTGCTTCTATGTGGTATATGCCTTTGTCTATAATTTGGCCTATGACAAAGTGTATCCTATTCCTCAAACTTAA
- a CDS encoding DsbA family oxidoreductase, with amino-acid sequence MKNSDQPLQIDIVSDVVCPWCIIGYRQLAEALKDTNTAHEIHWHPFELNPNMPAEGQNLREHIIEKYGSSVQESNESRTRMAAAGADVGFEFNFTDDTRMHNTFNLHQLLHWADQQGHMHDLKQALFTAHFTNNRNISDNAVLADIAAEIGLDRAEALAVVEDQRFAKDVREAEQHSAQQGIQGVPAVIFNGRHLVSGAQGIENFTRILKQLAENPD; translated from the coding sequence ATGAAAAATTCAGACCAACCACTACAAATAGACATCGTATCGGATGTTGTTTGCCCTTGGTGCATCATCGGCTATCGGCAGCTAGCCGAGGCATTGAAGGACACCAATACCGCGCATGAGATACATTGGCACCCGTTCGAGCTGAACCCTAACATGCCAGCCGAAGGGCAAAATCTGCGTGAGCATATTATCGAAAAATATGGCAGCAGCGTACAAGAGTCGAATGAGAGCCGGACTAGGATGGCCGCAGCAGGAGCAGACGTTGGCTTCGAATTCAACTTTACTGATGATACGCGCATGCACAACACCTTTAATTTGCATCAACTGTTACATTGGGCGGATCAACAAGGCCACATGCACGATTTAAAACAAGCGTTATTCACCGCCCATTTTACCAATAATCGCAACATCTCTGATAACGCTGTGCTCGCGGATATAGCAGCGGAAATCGGCTTAGATCGTGCCGAAGCGTTGGCCGTTGTTGAAGATCAGCGCTTTGCCAAAGACGTTCGCGAGGCAGAACAGCATTCAGCACAACAAGGTATTCAAGGTGTGCCAGCAGTTATCTTTAATGGTCGCCATTTGGTCAGCGGTGCCCAAGGCATAGAAAACTTTACCAGAATTCTAAAACAGTTGGCCGAAAATCCCGACTAA
- a CDS encoding energy transducer TonB, translated as MMAPAWAIDMDITTFIDDRLYIHKLRLTAVYIKDSQSYHFSAQAPKRDISLPMAIVIAITVHALIIFGVSFSMGQDPAGLMQDVAKALTDNMQPNEDAQFIANASQQGGGTVQEQLRQETDQSSPLSAEQMSETQDVIRLQRQVRQQRYQESYLRTTLSWRHASVESDNDSKQAQDDMRVQEERLRKQIATLEAQLSQRQQTYATKSKVVTMDSNSTTHGAAADYINTFREHVERVGNLQYPAQARAQSITGEVRLMVIIANDGNIKAIRLLESSNSTILDEAAKQSVRQAAPFGKFTADMKDIVELRLIRTYRYSDTVEVTY; from the coding sequence ATGATGGCGCCAGCATGGGCAATAGATATGGATATTACCACGTTTATTGATGACCGCCTTTATATTCATAAGCTGAGACTGACTGCGGTGTATATTAAAGACTCACAGAGCTACCATTTTTCAGCGCAAGCACCAAAGCGCGATATCAGCTTGCCGATGGCGATTGTCATTGCCATCACGGTGCATGCGTTGATTATTTTTGGTGTCAGTTTTTCGATGGGGCAAGACCCTGCCGGATTGATGCAAGACGTTGCTAAAGCCCTGACGGATAATATGCAGCCAAATGAAGATGCGCAGTTTATTGCCAATGCTTCACAGCAAGGCGGCGGCACCGTGCAAGAGCAATTGCGCCAAGAAACCGACCAAAGCAGTCCTTTGTCCGCTGAACAAATGAGTGAGACGCAAGATGTGATTCGCTTGCAGCGGCAAGTGCGCCAGCAGCGTTATCAAGAAAGCTACCTGCGCACGACGCTAAGCTGGCGTCACGCAAGCGTAGAGTCTGATAATGACAGTAAGCAAGCGCAAGATGATATGAGGGTGCAAGAAGAGCGCCTGCGTAAGCAAATCGCTACCTTGGAGGCACAGCTGTCTCAGCGTCAACAAACCTATGCCACCAAATCAAAAGTGGTGACCATGGACAGTAACTCAACGACACATGGCGCCGCGGCAGATTATATCAATACCTTTCGTGAGCACGTTGAGCGCGTTGGCAACCTACAATATCCTGCCCAAGCACGAGCGCAAAGTATTACGGGCGAAGTGCGCTTGATGGTGATCATTGCCAACGACGGTAATATCAAGGCCATCCGTTTGCTTGAGAGCTCAAATTCAACCATCTTAGATGAGGCGGCTAAACAATCAGTTAGACAAGCCGCGCCATTTGGTAAATTTACCGCGGACATGAAAGACATCGTTGAATTGCGTCTGATACGTACCTATCGTTATAGTGATACGGTAGAAGTGACGTATTAA
- a CDS encoding mechanosensitive ion channel family protein, with translation MEFLGFTLDVATLTNNALSLAAKVALALLIFIVGRWLAKKAVTFTHKIMLRSHLDDTVANFLGRLIYGMLLVIVVLAALSKVGVQTTSVVAILGGAAVAIGLSLKDQLSNFAAGIMIVTFRPFVRGDYVQISSYTGTVTEITLVNTHLTTINNHDVIIPNSDITTSAVINYTALPNRRVDITVGIGYDADIKTAKDVMLNLAISNPKAFTDPAPVIRVTNLGDNSVDLTLNVWTTNDDWWSMQCDLLEQFKYALDDNKIDIPFPQRNVHVKGLDQMINQMDQAQKLLTKKD, from the coding sequence ATGGAATTTTTAGGTTTTACCCTTGATGTTGCCACCTTAACCAATAACGCTTTGAGCCTTGCTGCCAAAGTTGCGTTAGCGCTGCTAATATTCATTGTAGGGCGCTGGCTTGCCAAAAAAGCGGTGACATTCACGCATAAGATTATGTTGCGCAGTCACTTAGATGATACAGTCGCCAATTTTTTAGGTCGGCTCATCTATGGCATGTTACTAGTGATAGTAGTGTTGGCAGCGCTGAGTAAAGTTGGGGTACAAACCACCTCGGTCGTTGCTATCTTAGGCGGTGCAGCGGTTGCGATTGGTTTATCGCTTAAAGATCAGCTGTCTAATTTTGCAGCGGGCATTATGATTGTCACCTTTCGCCCCTTTGTACGCGGCGACTATGTGCAAATCAGTAGTTATACAGGCACCGTGACAGAAATTACCTTGGTTAATACCCATCTAACGACGATTAATAATCATGATGTTATCATTCCTAATAGTGATATCACCACTTCAGCGGTCATCAATTACACCGCATTGCCCAACCGCCGCGTCGATATCACCGTTGGTATTGGTTATGATGCTGATATCAAAACTGCCAAAGATGTTATGCTAAATTTGGCAATCAGCAATCCGAAGGCGTTTACTGATCCTGCACCGGTTATCCGCGTTACCAACTTGGGCGATAACTCCGTTGATTTAACCTTGAATGTTTGGACAACCAATGATGATTGGTGGTCAATGCAGTGCGATCTATTGGAACAGTTTAAATATGCGCTAGACGATAATAAAATTGATATTCCATTCCCGCAGCGCAATGTCCATGTTAAAGGACTTGACCAGATGATTAATCAAATGGATCAAGCGCAAAAACTGCTAACGAAAAAAGATTAA
- the ybeY gene encoding rRNA maturation RNase YbeY, which produces MSQANHNDTHNNIDDNINNHFNDSESLDTLDISASDNIDDEVLDGFYHREQLLSVMMATLDYIDERVKKGLILPYFDDIDTEQWQEKIKALDIYITDEDEGRELNLEARQKDYATNILSYPSDLPAAIIGLMPTLPLGELVICHAVMVREAAEQNKAAVQHINHLLVHGILHLLGFDHELGQAEQDEMERFEIEILAGLNIPNPYN; this is translated from the coding sequence ATGAGCCAAGCCAACCATAACGATACTCACAACAATATTGACGATAATATTAATAACCATTTTAATGATAGCGAAAGCTTAGACACGCTCGATATCAGTGCCAGTGACAATATTGATGACGAGGTGTTAGATGGCTTTTATCATCGTGAGCAGCTGCTATCTGTGATGATGGCAACGTTAGACTATATCGATGAACGGGTAAAAAAAGGTCTGATATTGCCGTACTTTGACGATATCGATACTGAACAGTGGCAAGAGAAGATTAAAGCGTTAGATATTTATATTACGGATGAGGATGAAGGTCGCGAGCTGAATTTGGAAGCACGGCAAAAAGACTATGCAACCAACATCCTCTCCTACCCAAGCGACTTGCCAGCAGCAATTATTGGACTGATGCCAACGCTACCACTTGGCGAGCTGGTCATTTGCCATGCTGTCATGGTACGTGAAGCAGCAGAGCAAAATAAAGCGGCAGTGCAACATATCAATCACTTATTAGTCCATGGCATACTGCACCTGCTCGGTTTCGACCATGAGCTCGGACAAGCCGAGCAAGATGAGATGGAGCGCTTTGAGATTGAAATTTTGGCAGGGCTCAATATCCCAAACCCTTATAATTAA
- a CDS encoding PhoH family protein — MTDSMSRRIKFESLTPAQLKTVLGEYNNHMKYIQQRLDIKINQRQGDFCLSGDILGVERGERIIYKMVDEAQNTKDISAEELHLIIQSSLSRDEDIEEDAVRLVDEEKNLDAPSDFTPISLRTRNGKIIPRGGNQQRYVRDILSSDVSFGIGPAGTGKTYLAVACAVDMIERNEIERILLVRPAVEAGEKLGFLPGDLTQKIDPYLRPLYDALYEMLGFEKVGKMLEKQIIEVAPLAYMRGRTLNNSFVILDEAQNTTPEQMKMFLTRLGFGSRAVITGDITQVDLPRGSKSGLAQAMEILSGIEEIHITKFDSKDVVRHQLVQKIVEAYDVFDDEQFALQEKRKFERLKEQERKQAVAGAAAKL; from the coding sequence TTGACTGACTCCATGAGCCGCCGCATAAAATTTGAATCCTTGACCCCAGCACAGCTCAAAACCGTGCTTGGCGAATACAACAATCACATGAAATACATTCAACAACGACTCGATATTAAAATCAACCAACGCCAAGGTGATTTTTGTCTGAGTGGCGATATATTGGGTGTCGAGCGCGGCGAACGTATTATTTATAAAATGGTCGACGAAGCGCAGAACACCAAAGACATCAGTGCAGAAGAGCTACACCTCATCATCCAATCGAGTCTCTCGCGCGATGAGGATATCGAAGAAGATGCAGTGCGATTAGTGGATGAAGAGAAAAATTTAGACGCCCCAAGTGATTTTACACCTATCAGCTTGCGTACGCGTAATGGAAAGATCATCCCACGCGGTGGCAATCAGCAGCGTTATGTCAGAGACATTTTATCGTCTGATGTATCTTTCGGTATCGGACCTGCCGGTACCGGCAAGACCTATCTCGCGGTTGCTTGTGCGGTTGATATGATTGAGCGCAATGAAATTGAGCGTATTTTGCTCGTACGTCCTGCGGTAGAAGCTGGCGAAAAACTGGGCTTCTTACCCGGTGATTTAACCCAAAAGATTGATCCATATTTGCGTCCTTTATATGATGCGCTATATGAGATGCTTGGGTTCGAAAAAGTGGGTAAAATGCTTGAGAAGCAAATCATTGAAGTTGCCCCACTTGCTTATATGCGTGGTCGTACGCTTAATAACTCATTTGTCATTTTAGATGAAGCGCAAAATACCACACCTGAACAGATGAAGATGTTTTTGACACGTTTAGGCTTTGGCTCACGTGCGGTGATTACCGGTGATATTACACAGGTCGATTTGCCACGTGGCAGTAAGTCAGGGTTGGCACAAGCGATGGAAATCTTAAGTGGTATTGAAGAGATTCATATCACAAAATTCGATTCAAAAGACGTCGTGCGCCATCAGTTGGTACAAAAAATCGTTGAGGCTTATGATGTCTTTGATGATGAGCAGTTTGCCTTGCAGGAAAAGCGCAAGTTTGAGCGTCTTAAAGAGCAAGAGCGCAAACAGGCAGTTGCTGGTGCCGCAGCCAAACTTTAA